In Aegilops tauschii subsp. strangulata cultivar AL8/78 chromosome 3, Aet v6.0, whole genome shotgun sequence, one genomic interval encodes:
- the LOC109749100 gene encoding phosphatidylinositol N-acetylglucosaminyltransferase subunit A-like, with protein sequence MAIHRKSPAAQQVKCTRKFPNNTQMKSQAHTREWKGKVGWEDATAWDMGDDDAGGNERLLRRAVVESGPRTPAATRQTLTLWATCQFQCFTHNGWKSRKHRILMVSDFFFPNFGGVESHIYYLSQCLLKLGHKVVVMTHAYGKRSGVRYVTGGLKVYYVPWRPFLMQNTLPTLFMTFPIIRTILIREKISVVHGHQAFSTTCHEALMHARTMGYKVVFTDHSLYGFADVGSIHMNKVLQFTLADIDQAICVSHTSKENTVLRSGISPEKVFMVPNAVDTAMFTPSSTRLSCDEIIIVVISRLVYRKGADLLVEVIPEVCRLFPKVRFIVGGDRPKRVRLEEMRENSLTEAFCIAILEAASCGLLTVSTRVGGVPEVLPDDMIVLAEPDPEDMVRAVRQAIDILPGIDPQIMHRRMKKLYSWDDVAKRTEIVYDRAMQSSNTNLLDRLPRYLTCGAWAGKLFCLVMIINYLVWCLLEFLQPAEGIEEVPDIGSLHIRLDSADDQCETQGN encoded by the exons ATGGCAATACATCGCAAATCACCAGCAGCACAACAAGTGAAATGCACCAGGAAATTCCCAAATAACACGCAGATGAAATCACAAGCGCACACAAGGGAATGGAAGGGAAAGGTGGGATGGGAGGACGCAACTGCTTGGGACATGGGAGATGACGACGCCGGTGGCAACGAGCGCCTTCTGCGCCGCGCGGTGGTGGAGAGCGGGCCTCGGACGCCGGCGGCGACGCGGCAGACGTTGACGTTATGGGCGACGTGTCA GTTTCAGTGTTTCACACACAATGGATGGAAGAGCAGAAAGCACAGGATTTTGATGGTGTCTGACTTTTTCTTCCCAAACTTTGGCGGTGTGGAAAGCCACATCTATTATCTATCGCAGTGCCTCCTTAAGCTTGGCCATAAG GTTGTTGTCATGACACATGCATATGGAAAACGTTCTGGAGTACGATATGTTACTGGCGGCTTGAAGGTTTATTATGTGCCATGGAGGCCATTCCTGATGCAGAATACACTACCTACATTGTTCATGACATTTCCAATTATAAGGACCATTCTTATTCGTGAGAAGATATCTGTTGTGCATGGACATCAGGCCTTCTCAACAACGTGCCATGAAGCATTGATGCATGCTAGGACTATGGGGTACAAAGTTGTCTTCACGGACCACTCGCTTTATGGTTTTGCTGATGTTGGAAGCATTCACATGAATAAGGTGCTGCAGTTTACTCTTGCAGATATTGATCAGGCCATatgtgtatctcacacaagcaaagagaacactgtaTTGAGGTCAGGGATATCTCCAGAGAAGGTTTTCATGGTTCCTAATGCAGTGGATACTGCAATGTTTACTCCCTCCTCGACCCGCTTAAGCTGTGATGAAATCATTATTGTTGTGATAAGTAGATTAGTATATCGAAAAGGTGCTGACCTTCTTGTTGAAGTCATTCCAGAAGTATGCCGTCTATTTCCAAAG GTTCGCTTTATTGTTGGAGGCGATCGTCCAAAACGTGTACGACTTGAAGAGATGAGGGAGAA TTCGCTTACAGAAGCATTTTGCATAGCCATTCTGGAAGCAGCAAGCTGCGGGCTGTTGACAGTAAGCACTAGAGTCGGAGGGGTCCCAGAG GTTCTACCAGATGACATGATAGTGCTCGCAGAACCAGATCCAGAAGATATGGTACGAGCTGTCAGGCAAGCTATCGACATACTTCCTGGTATAGATCCCCAAATTATGCATCGCCGG ATGAAAAAACTCTATAGTTGGGATGATGTGGCCAAAAGAACAGAGATTGTCTATGATCGTGCAATGCAGTCATCAAACACTAATTTGCTAGATCGTCTTCCCCG ATACCTCACATGTGGAGCTTGGGCAGGCAAACTGTTTTGCCTCGTTATGATCATAAATTACCTTGTGTGGTGCCTTCTAGAATTCCTCCAG CCTGCTGAAGGTATTGAAGAGGTCCCAGATATCGGGTCACTGCACATTCGTTTGGATTCGGCAGACGACCAGTGTGAAACGCAAGGAAATTGA
- the LOC109749142 gene encoding NDR1/HIN1-like protein 13, which yields MMNDGRVHPAATSSDFSGEYAYSSSDPSSSPLYSFHFEKPVPPPPQHHNKPQPGTYVVQVPKDKVFRVPPPENARLFQHYTRRAKRRAGCSCLRACLYLAVAILSLAVLLAAAVGAVYLAFKPRQPAYSVVSLAVSGLAGVGNASAPGALSPGFAATVRADNSANGKVGVHYDGAGSRVAVSYEGVSLADGAWPAFYQAPSNITVFVAKAKGTGIRFSERERGQMAAAERLRSVPFDVDITVPVRLQLGGLKTWAVPVTVRCAMAVDRLAASAKVVSRSCDVKVPFLFWRN from the coding sequence ATGATGAACGACGGCCGGGTCCACCCGGCGGCCACCAGCTCCGACTTCTCCGGCGAGTACGCCTACTCCTCCTCCGACCCCTCCTCCAGCCCGCTCTACAGCTTCCACTTCGAGAAGCCCGTCCCGCCGCCGCCCCAGCACCACAACAAGCCGCAGCCCGGCACGTACGTGGTGCAGGTGCCCAAGGACAAGGTCTTCCGCGTGCCGCCGCCGGAGAACGCGCGCCTCTTCCAGCACTACACCCGCCGCGCCAAGCGCCGCGCCGGCTGCTCCTGCCTCCGCGCCTGCCTCTACCTCGCCgtcgccatcctctccctcgccgtcctcctcgccgccgccgtcggggCCGTCTACCTCGCGTTCAAGCCCAGGCAGCCGGCCTACTCGGTCGTGTCCCTCGCCGTGTccggcctcgccggcgtcggcaACGCCTCGGCCCCCGGCGCGCTCTCGCCGGGGTTCGCCGCGACCGTCCGCGCCGACAACAGCGCCAACGGCAAGGTCGGCGTGCACTACGACGGCGCCGGGAGCCGCGTCGCCGTGTCGTACGAGGGCGTGAGCCTGGCGGACGGCGCGTGGCCGGCCTTCTACCAGGCGCCGAGCAACATCACGGTGTTCGTGGCGAAGGCGAAGGGCACCGGGATACGGTTCTCGGAGCGCGAGCGCGGGCAGATGGCCGCGGCGGAGCGGCTCCGGTCGGTGCCGTTCGACGTGGACATCACGGTGCCCGTGCGGCTGCAGCTCGGCGGGCTGAAGACGTGGGCCGTGCCGGTGACGGTGCGGTGCGCCATGGCGGTGGACCGGCTCGCCGCCAGCGCCAAGGTGGTGTCCAGGTCCTGCGACGTCAAGGTGCCGTTCCTGTTCTGGAGGAACTGA